The following are encoded together in the Phragmites australis chromosome 19, lpPhrAust1.1, whole genome shotgun sequence genome:
- the LOC133900989 gene encoding uncharacterized protein LOC133900989 isoform X1 — MQCSETGRVGGEEGKKMSSKKVDRASVLVLLLIVVSALSVCTAGGRGLAHEKIHKKHSAAASGKGATASGDMVKTNDYGRYDPAPAFSKPRSKLIPN, encoded by the exons ATGCAGTGTTCAGAAACTGGAAGGGTTGGGGGGGAAGAAGGGAAGAAGATGAGCTCCAAGAAAGTAGACAGGGCTTCAGTACTTGTTCTTCTGCTCATTGTTGTGTCAGCGCTTTCAGTTTGCACTGCAG GAGGAAGGGGCCTGGCGCATGAAAAGATTCACAAG AAGCATTCCGCTGCTGCATCTGGAAAGGGAGCAACAGCTTCGGGCGATATGGTTAAGACAAACGATTATGGGCGCTATGACCCGGCTCCGGCGTTTTCCAAGCCTCGCTCTAAGCTTATACCGAACTGA
- the LOC133900202 gene encoding protein NRT1/ PTR FAMILY 1.2-like produces MFGAIAQIDFYYALEPFFFGSSVASVVSTVIVKLVNLITGRGGAEPWILDDLNRGRYDFYYLLLAVLGAVDLIYFVICAYMSNEMTQNMSLLEAGMFGAIAQIDFYYALEPFFFGSSVASVVSTVIVKLVNLITGRGGAEPWILDDLNRGRYDFYYLLLAVLGAVDLIYFVICAYMSNEMTQNMSLLEAGGVVEEEEMVEFYG; encoded by the exons ATGTTCGGTGCCATTGCCCAGATCGACTTCTACTACGCACTGGAGCCTTTCTTCTTTGGGTCCAGCGTCGCAAGTGTCGTGTCGACTGTGATCGTCAAACTCGTGAACCTGATCACCGGCAGGGGTGGGGCGGAGCCATGGATCTTGGACGACCTCAATAGGGGCCGCTACGACTTCTACTACCTCCTGCTAGCAGTTCTTGGTGCTGTCGACCTGATCTATTTCGTCATTTGCGCTTACATGTCCAATGAGATGACGCAGAACATGTCATTATTAGAAGCtg GCATGTTCGGTGCCATTGCCCAGATCGACTTCTACTACGCACTGGAGCCTTTCTTCTTTGGGTCCAGCGTCGCAAGTGTCGTGTCGACTGTGATCGTCAAACTCGTGAACCTGATCACCGGCAGGGGTGGGGCGGAGCCATGGATCTTGGACGACCTCAATAGGGGCCGCTACGACTTCTACTACCTCCTGCTAGCAGTTCTTGGTGCTGTCGACCTGATCTATTTCGTCATTTGCGCTTACATGTCCAATGAGATGACGCAGAACATGTCATTATTAGAAGCTGGTGGTGTTGTGGAAGAGGAAGAGATGGTAGAGTTTTACGGCTAG
- the LOC133900989 gene encoding uncharacterized protein LOC133900989 isoform X2 encodes MQCSETGRVGGEEGKKMSSKKVDRASVLVLLLIVVSALSVCTAGGRGLAHEKIHKHSAAASGKGATASGDMVKTNDYGRYDPAPAFSKPRSKLIPN; translated from the exons ATGCAGTGTTCAGAAACTGGAAGGGTTGGGGGGGAAGAAGGGAAGAAGATGAGCTCCAAGAAAGTAGACAGGGCTTCAGTACTTGTTCTTCTGCTCATTGTTGTGTCAGCGCTTTCAGTTTGCACTGCAG GAGGAAGGGGCCTGGCGCATGAAAAGATTCACAAG CATTCCGCTGCTGCATCTGGAAAGGGAGCAACAGCTTCGGGCGATATGGTTAAGACAAACGATTATGGGCGCTATGACCCGGCTCCGGCGTTTTCCAAGCCTCGCTCTAAGCTTATACCGAACTGA